Genomic DNA from Comamonas antarctica:
TGCGCTGCCGCCCTGGCCATCGGGCACATCGACCAGCGTCGGCGGCGTGCCGTTGTCGTAGTCCCAGGTATCCATGCGCAAGGACTGGAAGTGCCAGGCTTCACGGCCCGTATCGGCGTTGAGCGCGACCACGGACGTGGAATACTTGTTCATCGCCTCGGTGCGATGCGCGCCCCAGAAGTCCGGGGTGGCGTTGCCCAGCGGCAGGTAGATCAGGCCCAGCTTGGCGTCATAGGCGCCATGCGACCAGAAGTTGGGCGTGCCCGCGGTATAGCTCTCGCCGTCTGCGGGCAGCTTGGTAGTGGCGGCATTGCCAAGGTCCCACGCCCAGTCGAGCGTGCCGTCCTTGAGGCTGTAGGCGCGCACCACGCCCGAAGGCTGGTTGGTCTTCTTGCCGTCCCACACCCAGCCGCCAATGACCACGCGGTCGCCGGCCACGAGGGGCTGCGACGTGGGCATGTAGTAGAAGTCCTGGTAGGGACCCATGCCGGTGCTCAGGTCGCTGTAACCCTTGCCGGTATCGCCGAAGCCCTCGCAGACTTCGCCCGACTTCGCGTCCAGCGCCCACAGCCGGCCCTGCTTGTCGGTGGTGATGATGCGGGCATCGCACTTGCCCGCGGGCCGGGCGCCGGCGGCGTCCTGGACCTTGGGCACTTCGTAGTACGCCACGCCGCGGCAGCGGCTCCACCATTTGTTTTCCTGCGCCTTGGGGTCGAAGACCCACTTCTCGGCGCCGGTTTCGGCATTCAGCGCGATGACCTTGTTCTGCGGCGTGCACAGATAGACCGAATCGCCGACCTGGATCGGGGTGTTCTGGTCTTCGTTGCCGCCGCCGGTCTGCGCGCCCGTGCGGTAGGTCCAGGCGACTTCCAGTTGATTGACGTTCTTCGCGTTGATCTGGTCGAACGGCGCGAAGCGGGTGCTGTCGGCATCGCGGCCGTAGTGCTTCCAGCTGTTGGCGTCGCTCGTGGCATCCTTCACCGCGGGCATGTCGTTGACGATGGCCGTGCCCTTGTGCGCGGTGTTCTCGATGCTGCCGTGCGGCGTGAACAGCGCGGCCGCCCCCGCGACCAGCGCCAGCGCCTGCAGGCCGGCTACCGGCAGTGCGATCCTCGACGCACGCAGGGTGCGCAGCACGACCGCGGCCAGCAGGCCCAGCACCAGCATCGGCGCCAGGCGCGGCACCAGGCCCCAGAAACTGGTGCCGACCTCGGCCAGCGCCCAGAGCACGGTGGCAAGAACCACCAGCAGGAACAATTGCGCACCCAAGGCCTTGCGTTTGAACAGCAGGCCGCCGGAGACCAGCGAGGCGATGCCCGCCAGCAGGTAGAACCACGAGCCGCCGAGCAGCGCGAGTTGCACGCCGCCATACGCCAGCGCCAGGCCCACCAGGGCCAGCACGGCGCCGAGCACGGGCGCCGCCCAGCCTCTTGACGGTGGAGAGGAAGATGAATTTGCCATGGAAAACCTTTGGACGGGTCAATGCCCGGCGCTATCGACACCAGGCGTGAAAACGGAAATACGGCCAGCGGGCCGTAACTCTTATAGAAGAATTGTACTCATTGGTTATTTTTGCTGCCCAGGTCGCAAATATCCCTCACAGCTTGTTTTCAAAAGTTTTTCTTTATTCAGAAAGAACTGAAATAGAAATGCGTGTTCTCGCCTCTGGCTGCGGTCCTGCATGCCCACGGTACAAGGCCTTACACCACGCAATCGGCGGCAATGCGCACCATCGTGGCAACGGAGGCTCCCACATGGGCACCAACACCGAGCTGACGCAACGCCGCATTGCCGCCATGCCCCGCGGCATCGGCGTGCTGTGCGACTTCCACGCCGTGCAAGCCGACAATGCGCTGCTTACCGATGCCGAGGGCCGGCAGTTCATCGACTTCGCGGGCGGCATCGCGGTGCTCAACACCGGCCACCGCCACCCGCGCGTCGTCGCCGCGGTCGCGCAGCAGCTCGAACGCTTCACGCATACTGCCTTCCAGGTCGTGCCGTATGAAAGCGCCATTGCCTTGGCCGAGCGCCTCAATGCGCTGGAGCCCATCGACGGTCCGGCCAAGACCGCGCTGTTCACCACCGGCGTCGAGGCCGTCGAGAACGCCGTGAAGATCGCGCGCCATGCGACTGGACGTTCGGCGCTGATGGCGTTCAGCGGCGCCTTCCACGGGCGCACGCTGCTAGGGCTGTCGCTGACCGGCAAGGTCGTTCCTTACAAAGCCGGCTTCGGCAGCATGCTGCCCGAGGCCTACCACCTGCCCTTTCCCGCGCCGGCGCTGGGCGTGGATGTGGACGATGCGCTGAATGCGCTGGCACGGCTGTTCAAGGTCGATGTCGACCCGCAGCGCGTGGCCGCGATCATCATCGAGCCGGTACAGGGCGAAGGCGGCTTCTATCCCGCGCCGCCGGCGTTGCTCGAGGCGCTGCGCGCGCAGTGCGATGCGCATGGCATCGTGCTGATTGCCGACGAGATCCAGAGCGGGTTCGCGCGCACGGGCCGCTGGTTTGCGATGCAGCACCACCGCGTGCACGCCGACCTGATCTGCATGGCCAAGAGCCTGGGCGGCGGCCTGCCGCTGGCCGCTGTCGTGGGCCGCGCCGCGCTCATGGACGCACCGCCGCCCGGAGGCCTGGGCAGTACCTATGCGGCCAACCCGCTGTCAGTGGCGGCGGCGCATGCGGTGCTGGACATCATCGAGGACGAGCAGCTGTGCGCGCGTGCCCAGGTGCTGGGCGACCGGCTGCAGGCGTGCCTGAAACAAGTGCAGGCTGCGGACGCCGGCCTGGCCGAAGTGCGCGGCCTGGGCTCGATGGTCGCGGCCGAATTCCGCAAACCTGGCAGCGGCGCGCCCGATGCCGAACGCGTGAATGCGATCGTGCAGGCCGCGCAGGCCCGGGGCCTGCTGCTGCTGAGCTGCGGACTGCATGGCAACGTGCTGCGCTTTCTCTATCCGCTGACCATCGAGGACGCGCTGTTCGAGCGCGCGCTGGGCATTCTCGACGAGGTGCTGCGCGGTGCTTGAATTCAGGCCGGCGGCGCGGGCACGGCATAGACCAGCGTTGGCGTCTCGCCATCGGCATTGACGCTTTCAAGCTGCACCCCGAATCCCCACAGCCGCGCCGCGTGCTTGAGCACTTCCTGCACGTCGCTGGTGAGCGGCCGGCCCTGGTGGCGGATATGGCGCAGCGTGAGGCCGCGGTCGCCGCGCAGGTTCACGTTCCAGACCTGGATATTGGGCTCGCGCGCGCCCAGGTCGTATTGCTGCGACAGCGTCTGGCGCAGCGTGCGGTAGCCCTCCTCGTTGTGGATGGCGCTGACCAGCAGCTCGCGCTGGCTGGCGTCGTCGTGGATGGAAAACAGCCGCATGTCGCGCATCAGCTGCGGACTCAGGTACTGGCCGACGAAGCTCTCGTCCTTGAAGTTCTGCATCGCATGGTGCAGCGCGGGCAGCCAGGGCGTGCCGGCGAGATCAGGGAACCAGCGCCGGTCCTCGTCGGTGGGCTCCTGGCAGATGCGCCGGATGTCGCGGTACATCGCAAAGCCCAGCGCGTAGGGGTTGATGCCGCTGTAGGCGCGGTGGCCCGCGGGCGGCTGGTAGATGACGTTGGTGTGCGACGAGAGCCACTCGATCATCACGCCGTCGGTGAGCCAGCCCTCGTCGTACATGGTGTTGAGCAGCGTGTAGTGCCAGAACGTGGCCCAGCCCTCGTTCATGACCTGGGTCTGGCGCTGCGGGTAGAAATACTGCGCGATCTTGCGCACGATGCGCACGATCTCGCGCTGCCAGGGCTCCATCAGCGGCGCGTTCTTCTCGACGAAGTACAGCAGGTTCTCCTCGGGTTCGCGGGGAAAGCGCTCGTTGCCGGGCAGCGCGTTGTCCTTGCCCGGGCGCGTGGGCAGCGTGCGCCAGAGCTCGTTGACCTGCTGCTGGGCATAGGCCTCGCGCTGCTCGCGTTCGGCGCGTTCGCGCGCCAGGTTCTTGCGGCTCGGGCGCCGGTAGCGGTCCACCCCCAGGTTGGACAGCGCATGGCAGGAGTCGAGCCACTGCTCCACGGTCTCCACGCCATGGCGCTCCTCGCACTGGGCGACGAAATCGCGCGCATAGACCAGGTAGTCGATGATGCTGCCGGCGTCTGTCCACATGCCGAACAGGTAGTTGCTCTTGAAGAAGCTGTTGTGCCCATAGGCCGCGTGCGCGATCACCAGCGCCTGCATCGCCGTGGTGTTCTCCTCCATCAGGTAGCTGATGCAGGGGTTGGAGTTGATCACGATCTCATAGGCCAGGCCCATGTGGCCGCGGCGGTAGCTGCGCTCGGTGGCGAGAAAGTCCTTGCCGTAGCTCCAGTGCCGGTAGCCCACGGGCATGCCGCCGCTCGAGTAGGCATCCATCATCTGCTCGGCCGAGATCACTTCGAGCTGGTTGGGATAGGTGTCGAGCCCGAAGCGCCCGGCCGTGGCGGCAATTGCCGCGTGGTAGCGCTCGATCAGCTCGAAGGTCCAGTCACTCGGATCGGGCAGCGGCTGCGCCGGGCGCTGGCCCGCGGGCAGCGGCGCCTGGGGCACGCCGCCCGCAAGCCGCTCGGACGCAGGCGACGGACGCCAGGCCTGGCCGCCGGCGCGCGGCGCCAGCACCGGGTATTGGGACAGGTTCATACCGCCACCCCCTCTTTCTTGAACAGGTCGCGGAACACCGGGTAGATCTCGCCCGCCGTCGATGCCTTGCGCAGCGCGAAGTGCGCATGCTGCCGGGCCAGCTGGCGGTACGCGTGCCACAGGCCCTGCTCCTCCTGCACCACCTGCACATAGGCGTAGTAGCGCACCTGCGGCAGGATCCTCTCGGCCAGCAGACTCGCGCACTGCGCGTTGTCGTCGGTGAAGTTGTCGCCGTCGCTGGCCTGGGCCACGTAGATGTTCCAGTCGCCCGCGGGATAGCGCGCGCGCATGGCCTGGTCGAGCAGCACCAGCGCGCTGCTGACCATGGTGCCGCCGGTCTCCTGCGAGTGGAAAAACTCGTCCTCGCTGACCTCGGCGGCCTGGGTGTGGTGGCGGATGAAGACGATGTCGATCTTCTCGTAGTGGCGCGTGAGAAACAGGTACAGCAGGATGAAGAAGCGCTTGGCCAGGTCCTTGCGCGCCTGGTCCATCGAGCCGGAGACATCCATCAGGCAGAACATCACGGCCTGGTTGCTGGGATCGGGCACGCGCGTGCGGCTGCGAAAGCGCAGGTCGATGGGGTCGAGAAACGCGACCCGCGCGATGCGCGCCTGCAACGCCTCGATGCGCTGGCGCAACTCGATCAGCGGCTCGCTGGTGCCGTCGTCCTGCTCCAGCAGCGCTTCGAGCTGCGCCTGCAGCTGCTTGAGTTCGCGCTGCGGCGCCCGGGTCAGCGCGATGCGCCGGCCCAGCGCACCGCCCATGGTGCGCAGCAGCGCCAGGTTCTGCGGCGTGCCGTCATGGCTGTAGCCGGCGCGGCGCAGGCGGTACTGCTGGGTGCTGGCGATGTGCGTGCGCAGCAGGCGCGGCAGTGCCAGGTCCTCGAAGAACAGCTCCATGAACTCTTCCTTGGACAGCGTGAAGGTGAAGTCGTCGTCGCCCTCGCCGCTGTTGCTCGCCTGCGATCCCGAGCCGCTGCCGGCCCCGCCCTGCGGCCGCGCGATGCGGTCGCCGCGCACATGCTCGCTGTTGCCCGGATGCACGGTATCGGAGACGCCGCCTTGCCCATGGCGAAACAGCGGCTCGCGGATGTCCTTGCGCGGGATGGTGACGGTCTCGGCCTGCTCGATATGCCGGATCTCGCGCTTGCCGACGGCGCGCTGCACCGCCTCGGCGATCTGCTGCTTGTAGCGGCGCACGAAGCGCTCGCGGTTGCCCACCGACTTGTTCTTGCCGGAGAGCCTGCGGTCGATGATATGCAGAGCCATCTGTGCCCCCTCCATGGGCCGGCGCGTGCGCCAGCGGCGTGCCGTTCAACTGCTCAACTGCTCTTGCGCACGCGCAGGTACCACTCGCACAGCAGGCGCACCTGCTTGCGCGTGTAGCCCTTGGCTTCCATGCGCAGCACGAAGTCCTCGTGCTTGCGCGCGTCCTCGGCGCTGGCCTTGGCGTTGAAGCTGATCACGGGCAGCAGCTCCTCGGTGTTGGAGAACATCTTCTTCTCTATGACCAGCCGCAGCTTCTCATAGCTGGTCCACGCCGGGTTCTTGCCCTGGTTGTTGGCGCGGGCACGCAGCACGAAGTTGACGATCTCGTTGCGGAAGTCCTTGGGATTGGCCACGCCCGCGGGTTTCTCGATCTTCTCGAGCTCGGCGTTGAGCGCGGCGCGGTCGAAGGACTCGCCGGTGTCGTTGTCGCGGTACTCGTTGTCCTGGATCCAGTAGTCGGCGTAGGTCACATAGCGGTCGAAGATGTTCTGGCCGTACTCGCTGTAGCTCTCGAGGTAGGCGGTCTGGATCTCCTTGCCGATGAACTCCGCGTAGTGCGGCGACAGGTACTCCTTGATGTAGCCGGTGTACTTGGTCTCGAGCTCCGCCGGGAACTGCTCGCGCTCGATCTGCTGCTCGAGCACATACATCAGGTGCACCGGATTGGCCGCGACCTCGGTGCTGTCGTAGTTGAAGACGCGCGACAGGATCTTGAACGCGAAGCGCGTGGAGATGCCGGACATGCCTTCATCGACGCCGGCGAAATCGCGATACTCCTGGTAGCTCTTGGCGCGCGGATCGGTGTCCTTGAGGCTTTCGCCGTCGTAGACCTGCATCTTGCTGAAGATGCTGGAATTCTCGGGCTCGACCAGGCGCGTGAGCACCGCGAACTGGGCCATCATCTTCAGCGTGCCGGGCGCGCAGACGGCATGCGCCAGCGAGGATTCGCGGATCAGCTTCTCGTAGATCTTCACTTCCTCCGACACGCGCAGGCAGTACGGCACCTTGACGATGTAGATGCGGTCGAGAAACGCCTCGTTGTTGCGGTTGTTGCGAAACGCCTTCCACTCGCTCTCGTTGCTGTGCGCCAGCACCATGCCATCGAACGGAATCGC
This window encodes:
- a CDS encoding membrane-bound PQQ-dependent dehydrogenase, glucose/quinate/shikimate family; this encodes MANSSSSPPSRGWAAPVLGAVLALVGLALAYGGVQLALLGGSWFYLLAGIASLVSGGLLFKRKALGAQLFLLVVLATVLWALAEVGTSFWGLVPRLAPMLVLGLLAAVVLRTLRASRIALPVAGLQALALVAGAAALFTPHGSIENTAHKGTAIVNDMPAVKDATSDANSWKHYGRDADSTRFAPFDQINAKNVNQLEVAWTYRTGAQTGGGNEDQNTPIQVGDSVYLCTPQNKVIALNAETGAEKWVFDPKAQENKWWSRCRGVAYYEVPKVQDAAGARPAGKCDARIITTDKQGRLWALDAKSGEVCEGFGDTGKGYSDLSTGMGPYQDFYYMPTSQPLVAGDRVVIGGWVWDGKKTNQPSGVVRAYSLKDGTLDWAWDLGNAATTKLPADGESYTAGTPNFWSHGAYDAKLGLIYLPLGNATPDFWGAHRTEAMNKYSTSVVALNADTGREAWHFQSLRMDTWDYDNGTPPTLVDVPDGQGGSAPGLVLATKTHQLFLLDRATGKPLADVQERAAPQDVMTGDAPAAATQPWSVGMPQVANLQLREKDMWGATLFDQLYCRIKFKQLHYEGPYTKLTEKMTLIYPGYYGGFNWGGHTYDKRTGMLIVNDMVMPQIGFLHPQQGAAEKLAELKNNDITHASWATHLQEGTPYQALRGAFNSFLGLPCHQPSWGNLTAIDMNTKSIAWQVPLGTVEDSKLEGVRFGLPVPVGMPSLSGPFSTAGGLTFFAGSQDYYLRAFDSASGKELWKSRLPVGAQATPMTYLSPESGRQFVVVSAGGARMTADRGDYVIAYALKK
- the gabT gene encoding 4-aminobutyrate--2-oxoglutarate transaminase translates to MGTNTELTQRRIAAMPRGIGVLCDFHAVQADNALLTDAEGRQFIDFAGGIAVLNTGHRHPRVVAAVAQQLERFTHTAFQVVPYESAIALAERLNALEPIDGPAKTALFTTGVEAVENAVKIARHATGRSALMAFSGAFHGRTLLGLSLTGKVVPYKAGFGSMLPEAYHLPFPAPALGVDVDDALNALARLFKVDVDPQRVAAIIIEPVQGEGGFYPAPPALLEALRAQCDAHGIVLIADEIQSGFARTGRWFAMQHHRVHADLICMAKSLGGGLPLAAVVGRAALMDAPPPGGLGSTYAANPLSVAAAHAVLDIIEDEQLCARAQVLGDRLQACLKQVQAADAGLAEVRGLGSMVAAEFRKPGSGAPDAERVNAIVQAAQARGLLLLSCGLHGNVLRFLYPLTIEDALFERALGILDEVLRGA
- a CDS encoding SpoVR family protein gives rise to the protein MNLSQYPVLAPRAGGQAWRPSPASERLAGGVPQAPLPAGQRPAQPLPDPSDWTFELIERYHAAIAATAGRFGLDTYPNQLEVISAEQMMDAYSSGGMPVGYRHWSYGKDFLATERSYRRGHMGLAYEIVINSNPCISYLMEENTTAMQALVIAHAAYGHNSFFKSNYLFGMWTDAGSIIDYLVYARDFVAQCEERHGVETVEQWLDSCHALSNLGVDRYRRPSRKNLARERAEREQREAYAQQQVNELWRTLPTRPGKDNALPGNERFPREPEENLLYFVEKNAPLMEPWQREIVRIVRKIAQYFYPQRQTQVMNEGWATFWHYTLLNTMYDEGWLTDGVMIEWLSSHTNVIYQPPAGHRAYSGINPYALGFAMYRDIRRICQEPTDEDRRWFPDLAGTPWLPALHHAMQNFKDESFVGQYLSPQLMRDMRLFSIHDDASQRELLVSAIHNEEGYRTLRQTLSQQYDLGAREPNIQVWNVNLRGDRGLTLRHIRHQGRPLTSDVQEVLKHAARLWGFGVQLESVNADGETPTLVYAVPAPPA
- a CDS encoding YeaH/YhbH family protein, which codes for MALHIIDRRLSGKNKSVGNRERFVRRYKQQIAEAVQRAVGKREIRHIEQAETVTIPRKDIREPLFRHGQGGVSDTVHPGNSEHVRGDRIARPQGGAGSGSGSQASNSGEGDDDFTFTLSKEEFMELFFEDLALPRLLRTHIASTQQYRLRRAGYSHDGTPQNLALLRTMGGALGRRIALTRAPQRELKQLQAQLEALLEQDDGTSEPLIELRQRIEALQARIARVAFLDPIDLRFRSRTRVPDPSNQAVMFCLMDVSGSMDQARKDLAKRFFILLYLFLTRHYEKIDIVFIRHHTQAAEVSEDEFFHSQETGGTMVSSALVLLDQAMRARYPAGDWNIYVAQASDGDNFTDDNAQCASLLAERILPQVRYYAYVQVVQEEQGLWHAYRQLARQHAHFALRKASTAGEIYPVFRDLFKKEGVAV
- a CDS encoding PrkA family serine protein kinase; translated protein: MDVISNSAARYVRLREEEMSVDEYLALCQRDPTAYDTAAQRMLRAMGDPVMVDTRNDPRLSRLFANKTIRRYPAFSEFYGMEDSIEQVVSFFRHAGQGLEERKQILYLLGPVGGGKSSIAERLKYLMQKVPFYALKGSPVNESPLGLFDPMEDGPVLEEQFGIPRRALQHVLSPWAVKRLDELGGDIRQFRIVKRYPSILKQLAIAKTEPGDENNQDISSLVGKVDIRKLENYAQDDTDAYSYSGGLCLANQGLLEFVEMFKAPIKVLHPLLTATQEGNYKGTEGFGAIPFDGMVLAHSNESEWKAFRNNRNNEAFLDRIYIVKVPYCLRVSEEVKIYEKLIRESSLAHAVCAPGTLKMMAQFAVLTRLVEPENSSIFSKMQVYDGESLKDTDPRAKSYQEYRDFAGVDEGMSGISTRFAFKILSRVFNYDSTEVAANPVHLMYVLEQQIEREQFPAELETKYTGYIKEYLSPHYAEFIGKEIQTAYLESYSEYGQNIFDRYVTYADYWIQDNEYRDNDTGESFDRAALNAELEKIEKPAGVANPKDFRNEIVNFVLRARANNQGKNPAWTSYEKLRLVIEKKMFSNTEELLPVISFNAKASAEDARKHEDFVLRMEAKGYTRKQVRLLCEWYLRVRKSS